The nucleotide sequence AACGAGAAAGGTGAAACCATTGGGGAAGTCACAAGTGGAGGATTTAGCCCCTGCCTGAAGAAAAACATAGCGATGGGGTACGTGAAGTCTGGATCACACAAGGCCGGAACCAAAGTTAAGATTATTGTCCGAGGAAAGGCCTACGATGGAGCTGTCACGAAAATGCCTTTCGTACCTACAAAATACTACAAGCCATCATAATTCAAGCGCGCGACATCATCATCGGGTTTCTAATCAGTTTCCCCTTTGATTTCTTGATAAAACTCGACTGTTTCTGTCAATGCTACTTGCTTATGGATGATCTTTTACTGTTACTGTTTCTTACCGACGTGGATGATGTTTTACTGTTAGTTTCACAGCTAAACAAGCATGTCCAAACATGAAACATGAGGAGGAGTGCTGtctatattaaaataattaatttattaagagAAATACAATGACCACAATGTAGCTCACCCAAGTCAAACCATTCAAGGTAAGACAGGGCTTCAAAGTCAACATTTTAGGTGAATCTAAGCCGTCTAATCTAGACCATTTCTGGGAAGTATGATCATAAAAATATTCAACGAGGCTGCAAACAGCTTTATGTTGTTCAACTACTAAACTCAGAACTCCCTCTCTCAACATGGGCATAAAATTTTGCTTTCAATAATACTCATTAAGCACAAATCGCAGTTATTTTAATGCTAAACAAAGCttaatttgacaaaagaaacaaattatggggtgaaaattttgagtgcTAACACTAAATTCTTTATGTTACATGGTTGTACAAAGAATCAAATGAATTGCTAGATTCTACAGGTAACTAAAAGAATCAaagaatttttccttttgttatgTTTGTACAAAATCTGATGAGCTAATTAGAAAAGCTTGCAACCGAATTCGTCTATGGGTTCTCCGTTCCAACGACACAAAGCTGATTTCGATGCAAGTTCTCTGAGCTGCTCCAAGCTTCTTCCCAACTGCATTGCAACCTTCATTTCAAAAACCACcccattttctctcttctccaaGTCTTGTTCTCCAAGTGCTGTTTCAATTGAATCCTCCAACTTGTTGAAGAAGCCGGCGCAGTTCCTGTACATCTCAAACACCATCCCTACTTGCCCGCCATGCTGAAAAGCATTCACTGCGCTAGCCAACGAGCCTGCAGCCACTGCTGCAACTGCGGCAGTGGCTGATCCATGGCCTACAAAAGCGGATCCAACAGCCGCGATCCCAGTAAGCACAGGGCCCGAAACTGCCAAAATCTTGTTGGTCTTTAACGCCAAGCTTCCTAATCTCTCATAGTCTTCAATGTCCTTGTTCTTCACAACTTGAATAATTTCTCTCATTTCGCTTTCAAGTTCTTCACTCCATCCATTCACATTATTTCCCATCTGGGATTTCGGTTTCCTTGGATTTTGAGATTGAACAACATTTCTAGGCCACCAAACAGCCGGCTCCAATTTTTTGGGGAATTTTTCGAGCATGGCACCGAGCAACGGAAGTGGGTAAGCTTTGTCAAGAGCCAAAACCTTCTCCATTGTCTCCTTCACATCTTTCTCAGTAGGATCACGAAGAGCAAACACCGTCTCAATTTCGCTCTGGAGCTGCCTGAACAACCTCGTAGCATTGCGCTGCTCCTCGGCGAGCTGCGAAGGCTGGATCTTGTTCATGATAAGCAGCATTCCGGTAGCTGCGGAAAACAAAATAGCCGATGAAATGTTCAATGCCAAAACGGACGTTCCAGCAGCTGCATTAACTCCGGCCATTAGGGAAGCGGAGAGAGTGATCATGTTGATAGAGCTAAGTAAGAGTGCGTTCCAGTTATTGCGCTGCTCGCCGATGTTTGCGTGCATCTCCACTCTGTCCGCCACCGCCTCTAAGAGCGCGTAGAGCTGAGTTGTGGAAGCTGTAGGCgcggctgctgctgctgcagagTGATTGTTGTTATACAAATCGGTGTTTTCGTGTTTCAGAACTTGTTCCTTCAACTGGAGGCCTTCGAGGACGAGCTTCGTGGTTTGTTTCGGGTCAGCGAAGCGGACCCTTGGGAGCGTGCGGACATGAATGGCGGCATTTATGGTTCTGTTTGAGGAAGAACAACGTGAGACAAGAGATGAAGTTTGGAGGGAAGCCATTTGATTGGTTGGGGTGCTGTGTTTTGTTAAGAGTGTTGAGAGCAAAAGATCTCAGGTGGGTTTTCAGTTTGGAGGAGTAGGAGGAGAGGAGAGAATTGGGAATGGAAGAAGTGGGTGGGATGTGGTGGGTATTTATATGCAGGAGAGCTGAAAACTGAAAAGGGAAGAAGGGGTCAGATTTGGAAATATTGACTGGACTTGGTTTATTGGCTGACCTGATGCTGCAGCGTGAcccattcccttttttttttttttaattttcctctTCAATATTTGGTCCACTATTTTGCATTGCCTTCACTCGTTCTCTCTCTCGTCCCCATGCACACATGAATAGTATTAGCATGGGTAAGAATTGTTCGAAAGTTAGCTCGTCAACTTTAGTATcctattttgttaaaaattgtATTAGGAAAGAATTAAGTTTCTTTTTACAATTTAGAGTGGGAATCCAAGAAGTACAAttggaaaaaggaaagaaagtgtATTTTTCTGTTCCACATAGAATAGGAAACTTAACAAGAAGTAGACATGTAAACCACACTTTATACTTATaaatagggtgcggcaaggctAGAAATAAGAGAGAAAAGCTCGAGACAGCTGAGAGAAGAGGGATTAGTGTAGGGTTTGCAAAAGTACTGTATGCCTTATTATTAATCAAAGAAGCCGTGATTCATGTACTAAGAGAAATCACAGCTGGACATAAGCAAAAGTTCTATCTAACCAGGATAAATCTTGTGTATTTCAAGTTATTCTCTAATTTGCTAAGTTTAGTCTATTGCCGGATACATAAAAGAACAAGATTCAAAAGAGAGTCaaaattataacaaaaattTCATACAACATACATTACACGACAACCCTAATATGAACACAACTAAAACAATACGATTAATACTGCTCAATTAACATTACCTTAGTAAAATGCTTAACTATCAAAATGCACCATCAAGTATTTCAAAAGTATGGCTTCATCCTCTCCTTTTGCAACTGTATCACTTTTCCCCTCTAAACTTTCAATTTGTAATTCACATTACCATAGTTCATCAACTCCGTGtgttaactaattttttttttttttgttaatacgAGATACTCAATATATCATCAAAATGTCATtcatattaataatatcatgCCATATCGCGGAGCAAAATTTATTCGTTAATTGACGAATTTTGCAAACTAGTGTTATGTGAGATACAAAATGCTATTAGATAAAGTGATACAGTTGCAAAAACATATGGTAAAGAGATACGTTCATGATAGTTTAGGAggaattttaataattaaatatttagtaAAATGATATACTGTTTCTCGTATTTATAGTGTTTTACATgttgattaattaacaaaaatataaaaggagTAAACCAAAACATTACATGTGTTCACCGCTAATAATGTATAGTGATTAGAGGATACGTTTACTTGCGTTGTACTCTATTTAACAATTTGGTTTGATAATCTAAAGTCCAACTTACAAGTTTTTGACTTCTAAATTGAAGTGGTCTTTCTGTCTCTATTCACCTGCATGGTATTTTTATGGAACCTACTCTACAATATGTTTTAATGAATTGTACCGTCTATCTTTTAGAATATCATCCACAgattattttttgaacaaaatagacaaattcaaaattattaagacattcatttgtagtgaagaaagTTGACGAACTAATTTCTATAAAGAAATCCTAAACCTAGCAGTCATGTGGTCACATGATTTCAGATTTGAGTGATTTTTGGTAGACTTGATCTTTGAGGGAAAATTTAAAAGATAGACGGTTCAAATATAGTGGTCATGTGGTCACATGTTTTGTGGGGCAAACTTTGTAATATATTTTTGGTACGAACTGGCATTTCATTGAAATATTCAACTAGGCTGAAAACAACTTTATTTTGTTCAACTACTAAACTCAGAACTCCCT is from Malus sylvestris chromosome 5, drMalSylv7.2, whole genome shotgun sequence and encodes:
- the LOC126621603 gene encoding probable F-box protein At4g22030; protein product: MASLQTSSLVSRCSSSNRTINAAIHVRTLPRVRFADPKQTTKLVLEGLQLKEQVLKHENTDLYNNNHSAAAAAAPTASTTQLYALLEAVADRVEMHANIGEQRNNWNALLLSSINMITLSASLMAGVNAAAGTSVLALNISSAILFSAATGMLLIMNKIQPSQLAEEQRNATRLFRQLQSEIETVFALRDPTEKDVKETMEKVLALDKAYPLPLLGAMLEKFPKKLEPAVWWPRNVVQSQNPRKPKSQMGNNVNGWSEELESEMREIIQVVKNKDIEDYERLGSLALKTNKILAVSGPVLTGIAAVGSAFVGHGSATAAVAAVAAGSLASAVNAFQHGGQVGMVFEMYRNCAGFFNKLEDSIETALGEQDLEKRENGVVFEMKVAMQLGRSLEQLRELASKSALCRWNGEPIDEFGCKLF